The following nucleotide sequence is from Pseudochaenichthys georgianus chromosome 17, fPseGeo1.2, whole genome shotgun sequence.
TAAAGTAGAGAAGAGCGATTCGTCAAACAGGATACTCCGATAACAGGAAATGTATTATTAAGTTAGGATAACTTCTAGCACCATACAGGAAAGTATCATTGTCTGCCTCCTCACCTCATTGTTATGAAGAGTCAAGCAAAGTTTGCACTCGTATGACCCTAAATGATTTTTCATAAAGTAGGGGTCTTTATTGATGTCAATAGTCTCCAGGGCCAGCTGGCGTAACCGCTCTCGCCTGTCCCGGTTACTTTCAGAGGAGGAGGCCACCCCACCGCTCCCCGTCTTCCCTCCAGCTCGATGCTGGAAATCCATCTTTGCAAGGTGATGGGTTCAATCACTCAGAAACCCACAGGTGTTGCCCAGCTGACACTGGACAGGCACTCCTCCGAGAAGATGTTGCTGATTATCTGAAGAAAGATAAAGCAAACAATGTCAGAGAAAATGTAAATATAGAATAATGTTAACTGTTATTACCGTACCATGTGTTACTGGATTGTGGTGTAAAACAGTGCCATGTATGGAGTTATCAATACAAGACTACTGACTTGACTCTATTATATATACTGTATTAAGTGCATTGCTCTAGTCTAGATACTAGTTCAGGTCTCCTTTGCATGTACACGGCCTTTAGGAGTACTGCAGTAAGTCCCCCCTCAATTTCAAAAGGAATGTTCAAAACAAATACTTCCGGAACCAAGACTTTCTGGAACTAGTTTGGCACACATTTCATGTAGttaaaaaacaatacaatgACTGGCTGCGCTACTTTATGCTAACTTCCCTTGTAAGTGATCGGTCTTACTAATGGGCAACAATACACTTATTTAGACAAATATTCGTTATCGACCAGATAATATACATAGCCGAAAAGAGGGGAATTGTTTGTATCAAGCTAGAAAACAAATGACAAAAACTACAAACTGTAGTTAGCTGCAGTTTGTTAGAATATGGTAGCGCTCGCACGACAATGCTAAGCTAACAGCTATTCATTGAGAGATTTCAACACATTTGAACATATGATCGAAGAcccccccgccccctcccccTAAAAAGGAGCTATCTctgtatatgtatttatagattgATAAGTTACATGTAAAACTAAAGAATACACATGTAAAGGATAGTGTAAACAGTTTACTTTGTTCAAAACACTCACCGACAGCACAACGTAAGGATCATGCCCCTGTAGATCAGCAGTGCGCATGCTCAGGTGGTTTCCTCTTCACCGGTTGGAAAACAGCTTCAGGTGCATTACTGCCCCCTGCTGTTCTGGAGTATTCCTACATGTGGCACATTTCAGAATCATCTTtatatctgcaaagtaactatagCTGGCAAATAAAACGTGTTGAAGTAAAACTTAAATGTGCTTTCTCTCTGAAATGTATTGGATTAGCACACACTCaaatacaagtacctcaaacgtGTTATTGAGTACAGTACTGGTGTAAATGTACTGAAGAAATCTTTCACCAGAGAAAAGTACATCCCATACTACCATGTCacgtggtgtaaagtaactaagtacacttAATTGAgtattgtactcaagtacaattttTAGGGACTTCTATTTTGCTTGAGCAACTCAATTatgtgctactttgtacttctaccccacttcAATTTAAAGGTAAAAAGTTTACTTTGACTATTCTTCAtgtatacctttagttactttgcagatttagaTTAATGGTGTTAAATATACTCAACATTTAGAAAATACTTTAGtcacacctggagtaaatcacAAGCTACCTTGCACTATAAGCTTCGATGAACACattaatacataaataattacAATCAAACTTAAAATGATTCTGTAAATTGTCCGATCTGCAAATGAGTAGGCCttattttacttttgatactttaagtatattttgatgcttctgtatttttacttgagtattattttgaatgcaggactttcactTACTATACGCTTTAAAGTATTCCTACTATCCGGAAATTCTACTTTAAACGTTATGAGTACTTCTTACTTCTTCCACATCTGCATGTCACTACAAGTTGTAACTTACATGGCTTGTAAACGCACTGTTTACCTAGTTCGTTCCTCACCGACTTCCGTACTATTACCAGTGAGGCGTTTCTGGCTGCCACCGAGTGTCCGGTGTGAAACATGGAGGAGAAGTCCGACTCTTGACCACAGCaatgacaaaacacacacattcacatttcGAGGACAGAAGATTGGGAGGCAGCGACATTTAACGGACGCCTCAGACAACACTGCCTCGACTTATTTGGTATTTTATCTCGCTCCCTTGCTGGGCTGTCGGTGGGCATGGCTCGGTCGTAGCTAAAGTCTCCTCTTCTTTAACCGGTGTTTTACTGCGTCATTGGCCGTGATGCGTTTCAACGAGAAGGAGCTGGTGTCTCTGAGCCGACAGCCCTCAGAGATGGCAGCCGAGCTGGGGATGCGAGGACCCAAGAAAGGAGACGGTAACACGGTTTATTACACACCGATTCAGCTCCTTTCAAACCTACTTCCGTTGTATTGAATCTGCACAGCTGGCTGTTCATGTTAGCACAATGGACTGAACACATTAAGATCAGCAACCACCACAGATATGTTATGGTCGTGTCATTCATCAGCTGTCAATCCTTTTTTTGTAATACAGTTGTAAAGAAGAGGCTGGTGAAACTCGTCGTGAACTTCCTCTTCTACTTTCGGACTGATGAGGAAGAGGTCAGTAGCACACTGCATTCAACATGCATCACATGTCTTACCTGCTCTACCTAGTGACTAATGTGAAACCATTATTTGTTGTCAGCCAATTGGAGCTTTGCTGCTGGAGCAGTGTCGGGTGGAAAGGGAGGACAGCCAGAGCTTCTCTATTGGTGAGTTTCCCCTTCTACATTCACATGATTCGCCTTTCCTTTCACTTTCTCGCTTTGTTGACTTTCAAATccaggcccgtccacacagcggtgtgcgttgaagcttacaatgcttctgcccattcactttgaatggggtgacgtcacttttacctgaactgcattttgggacgcgaagtggagcgttgctggcgttgctcgcttcaaaagttgagcaataggcgttcacaccgcagtacttttcccactttagttccgatatagttccgaaatgttgcgttcacaccaaaaagagccggaactaaaattagttcatgagaaccttttcacccccttttccgtccctgctagagagcagggactttcgtgggagaaaaaggttcctatgtctgattggctgggcggattgcaaaccacgccccgtaaaactcccaaaaagttttgtgaagccgccattttattatcctcgcattagcattattagcattagcgttagcccagcgcagaaatgcagagagactaacttatggcaacacaaaataaaacatgggagcggtggagatgaggaggtgtcggcgttctggcgatttactcggaaggcttcagtagaagctgctgggagttccagcagcttctactgaagccagtccccaactccggggtcttcctgccggggactttgggcggcagtatacgccgtgaagtggtttgcggcctgccagtaaacccaaagcagaagaagaagaagtgacgtcagcggatTCATTtgcctaacggcccgtccacacacaggcaagaaaaaatctttcaaagcttcgcccattcacttgaatggggtgacgtagaagattttgaatcttcgccgaactgcattgtggggagcggagcatggctttgcaagcatcgtgagcatcaaaagttgagcaatgttcaacttttgatgctcccgatgctttcgaagctggcattagccaatcaaatcccgtttatgcaaatcccgccagtagaagcgctacccaatcaaaccgcgtgcaagctgggagagccagaccgcagttcatttcctcatattccaaacgagaaattacggtagcaaatcacccggttctttacgaccagactatttaccgggatacaaaccggaggaaccaggcatggagggaggtggcagagacagtgggtgaaactggtaggttttcgcctgtttggggagtttatatccagtttacttcgttttaacattgctattgctttgtatgtcgggggcgggagattcatgtgattggttgttagtcgtgttgctcgcaaaaaatcgccaagcttcagacacgcccagcatcaagatttttcaagatttttttcatgcctgtgtgtcgACGGGCCgtgacggtacgtccacacagcagctttagacaaatcttccaccgcttccaacacttctctgcccattgactttgaatggggatgacgtcactttgcctcgcttttcgccgaactgcattgtgggggagcgaagcgaagatttccaggatttccaggattcaaaagttgagcaatgttcaacttttgaagctgagctggaagcgtcagccaatcaaacacgtttatgcaaatctgacagtatcaatcaaactgcgtgtaagcagggagaaccagaccgcagttcatttcctcatattccaaacgagaaattacggtagcaaatcacccggttctttacgaccagaactattaacgggatacaaaccggaggaaccaggcatgaagggaggtggcagagacagtgggtgaaactggtaggttttcgcctgtttggggagtttatatatatatatatatattgctcgcataaaatccccggggttttttgctttgtatgtcgggggcgggagattcatgtgattggtcgcgttgctcacaaaaaatccccaagctttcagacacgcccagctccaagattttcaagatttttgaaaagctgctgtgtggacgtaccgtaatcctcccccagggacttattccggtgtgaacgcgatctgtacttagttcatgagaactaaagagttctcatgaactaagttctcatgaacctttgtgggaaaagtactgcggtgtgaatgcgcctcatgttcaacttttggcgcctcggcagaagcttcagccaatgaaatcccgtttatgcaaatctgccactacaagcgctagccaatcaaaccgcgtgtatgctgggagagaccaGAGCCCTATCTCtagggcagtgtttctcaaactttttcataccaaggaccacttaaccaataaaaaaacactcgcggaccacctaataTCAAAAACatagtttttctagaacagattacacatcgcctgaaaatggtacaagcaagtggcaacatgtgtgatgaaggtgttgcactgggctatgcaatcgaaagtgaaacttaaccttgctccattgcggagatattcccgcgagagtgcggaaaacttaaattgattaattaatttcaaatgtgaaatgttaccaatatactcacagaccactagggggcgctcacggacaaccagtggtccgcggaccacactttgagaagcactgctctagggctctgggagagactacgcaggtcatttcctcatattccaaaaaattgagggaaaattcattatagcggtagtgaatagtagtagtagtgaggTGCTGTATgatctctgttcatctaccgggatacaaaccggaggagctaggcatggagggaggtggcagagacagtgggtgaaactggtaggttttcgcctgtttggggattttatatccagtttacttcgttttaacattgctattctttgtatgtcgggggcgggagattcatgtgattggttgttggtcgcgttgctcgcaaaaattccccaagcttcagatacgccaagcgtcaacgcacgctgctgtgtggacgctaGATTTTAGAAATGGATAAACACTTTTCTTCAAAGCACATAAACATGTTGTTGCAAAAAATATTTTACTAAGATTTTACTTTagaaataagtatttttttcattttttagtGTTACTGAAATTAACGTTGTCTACCCTCTTAACCTGTCATTGATTATGGTCAGGTTTTGTACATTTGTGCCTAACGgtccgtctacactacaggcatcaaaaaaatcttgaagctgggcgtgtctgaggcttggcgatttctcgcgaccaacaaccaatcaggaatctcccgcccgcccccggcatacaaagcaatagcaatgttaaaacgaagtaaactggatataaaatccccaaacaggcgaaaacctaccagtttcatccactgtctctgccacctccctccatgcctggctcctccggtttgtatcccggtagaggaacagagactgatcatacagcaccgggtgattcactaccgctccatttgtttgaatatgaggaaatgacctgcgtactctttcccagcatacacgcggtttgattggctagcgcttgtactgtcagatttgcatacgcatgatttgattggctgatgccaagcatcgagcctcaaaagttgaacattgctcaacttttgatgctcgcgatgcttgcaaagccacgctccgctccccacaatgcagttcggcgaagattcaaaatcaactacgtcaccccattcaagtgaatgggcgaagcgttgaaagcatttttcgatgcctgtagtgtagacgggccgtaactgcTCATCGTCATAATTAATGTGTAAAATGCGGCTCTACATTTCATTACAAAATGTGGATCTCTTACTCGTTTTTATATTCAAAAGTGAATTGGCCTGATTCTTAATATATTAGTTTTTATGTAAAATGTCCAATCTTTCTTGCTGCAAAACATTTGGCCAGGTCTCTATTGTTTACATATTTTATCTCAGTCGCAAACCTGGTGTAATAAAgtctaaattaaaattaaaaagtcGGTGGAAATGAGCAGGCCGGCTTTTTATTCCGTATTAACACTGCTTTGTAGATGTCACTGATCAGGAATAAAGACATGtatcaaccatagactgtatcaaCGTCCATTCcttaagacttttttttttaccttactagtgttttgtattgtttttacgTCATATAGGAGAGTTTTTCAGTCGGTGGCTTCTGATCTGGTTTCATTGTCTCGTGTATTACATTTGTTTcatgtcctgtctgtttttatgtattatgctatgtttttatacagttgttgatgtacagcactttgttcaactctgttgtttttaaatgtgctatataaataaaatggattggattggattaatACTTTGTTGCagtttgtgtatttgtattatcTATTTGTGACTCGTTTTATGTGTTTCTCTTTGAAGCATTTCTGGATGAAGCAGAGAGAAAATATCTTTTTGAGTGTGACTCAGAAGAGCAGTGTGGGGAGTGGGTCGACTCCATTGTGAAGGCCAGGTGGGTCTGACTCCTTCTCCTCTTATTACAGACGCAACAGACCACAACACCATGAAATACACATGTTGGTCGGCCTGCCAGCGACTGACAGAAAatgaatatattacatttttgattgaagtaaaatatgaatatgtttttgGGGGGTTTAAGGCATCACCTTAGGCTCTGGTGACTTGTCAGTTGTCAGCGTTTtgaatttagattttttttttttaaagacaatCATGTTTTAAGGAAAAAAATATGAAATccaaatgatgatgatgatgataactACAACACTATGGTGACATGAATTAACATTGTAGCTACAGTTTTCTCTACAtctgaaaatgaaaaaatgtTCAGCTTGGCGGACCGCAATGTGCGGTGTGATGCTATTTGAACGCCTTtagtcatacacacacacttgggTTAAATGTGTTTTACTAGGAATATGATCATGCTCCCTAACAGGGGAAGATTTTGCCTAATACATTTGTCATCTCATCTCTTACAGTTACGAGTTCATGAGGAAGAACCTGATATTCTATCGAACTGAAATCCACAGGCTAACTGGCAAGGTAAGAGCCGTCTCAGCAGCATCTTGAAGCGTTAAATGCCACACAGATGGCACTTATATCCAACAGTGTCGTAGTAGAAAGGATTTAAGTATGAAGTGTATTTGCGTTAAACAACAATAATTTAAA
It contains:
- the plekhj1 gene encoding pleckstrin homology domain-containing family J member 1 — protein: MRFNEKELVSLSRQPSEMAAELGMRGPKKGDVVKKRLVKLVVNFLFYFRTDEEEPIGALLLEQCRVEREDSQSFSIAFLDEAERKYLFECDSEEQCGEWVDSIVKASYEFMRKNLIFYRTEIHRLTGKDPLEQYGISDETRFQVNNGLQLTPRDTCSL